The sequence TATTCAATATCTAAATGATTTTATTTGACTATATTTTGTGTCTGCATCACAGTGCCACCATCCCCGAAACCAGCGACAACTTCACTGAGAATTGACAGGTTTTTGCGTCCTTTTACTCTAAAAGCAGTGCAAGAGCTGCTTGCAAAAACTGGAACTGTCTGCAGTTTCTGGATGGACCACATCAAGACCCACTGCTATGTCACTGTAAGTCTTTCATGCTAGTTTTTGTTATTTAGTTCTCATATGATTTCCTGTCCATCTTGTTGGTACAAATTCATAGATAAGTCATTTTAGTTTTGGCATTTGATTGCCAGTATATCTCTGAATATGAAATTGACTAGTTCAACGTTCAAATGTTATGTTAATATTTGATTCTGCTCATTTATAgtcttatatcaaatgagattttaGAATTAGAAGAGGAAGAAATTAAATTGCATTGCATTTATCTTCAGATGGTATCACAAATGTTGTCTCATTTCATATTGTAATGAAAAAATGACTAGACTATCTGGGTGGCTGGATGCAACCTTCTTTGTGCCTTGCATGTGGCCTTGATTGTCCATGTATCCATGAAGTATTAGGCAGATGCCTAAATAGCTGGACACTGCTTGAGTGGTCTGTTTAAACTGGTTGTGTAGTTAAGCGTGGAGCAAATTTATGTCGTCTGCCTTTAGTCCACTCTGAAAGTCTACAAATATCCTATATTGGATCTCCATTTGTGactcttcaaattttgcatctccaTTTGTAACTCAAACTTAAAAGCTCTGTTTTGCAATTAATGAATGATAACTTCATTAAATGAATTTGCATTTAATGAATTTGCAATTAATGAATTTGCATCTCCAAGAGGTCATTAAATGGCTCCTCTTCAATCAAGGTGAAAAAAATGCATCGACTCTAAGTAGATGACCATCAGCAGAAAGCAACTAGAAGTAGaggaaattaatttttattttcctcTCTTTTCTATATTCTCTTCCTGTCTTcgtcttttttcttttctcttaccTATTATGCAAAAAATGTCCAGGTTGTTAGGGCAGTCAGTTCCTTTTTACCCTTTTTGTCATGTCTGAGCACATCACAAATTGTTTAATGTATTTCTTGTTCCTCATCTTAAGATGATCAAACATGTTGTCCTCTTTAAACAACATGAAAAGGATGTATAGACACTAAGGTACGTAGATGACCATTGACAAAACAACCAGACGAAGATGTAAATAATTGTTTTTCCTCCTCTCTTTTCTATATTCTCTGCCTGTAttcctcttttttctttcctCTTAAACAGTACAAAAAAATGTTCCAGTTGTTAGGGCAGTcaaaatttcttttttatttttctatatcaTGTTTGAGCAAGAACTAGTTGTTAGGGCATTCACCACTCTTGACATTCTTTGTAGTTCTTTTAGATACTTGAGGCATTTTCCTAGCACCTTTTTTATTGAGTCTTGGTGGCTCTTACCCCACCTTTCATGTAATAGGACTTTGTGTCAGTTGACCCTTCTTTATCATTAATTAGCTTATAACTCGTTTTGCATTTTGTAGTGGATGCTGTTTGTCAAATTGCAGCATCTTATTCATATGTTTTCTTTAATCACTGCCACCAATTCCTGTTGCTCCTGCCATTTTGTGGTATTCTGAGGGAGAGAGGAAGGGGATGATgaaggggattttattttctttaatgaaATGGAAAAAGGATGAAAAGAGAGGAGGAAAAGAGATTGAATGAAACAAGTTATTTCATTTCAGAAATTAGCAGTTTTAACTTAAAAAATTGATTCACCTTTTCCTTAAGGAACTTTTGTTGATTGAGTAATACTTGAGCTAATAAGGTCCTGAGAAATTAAGAAGATTGCACCACAATATATGTGTCCATGTAACTTAAGCATTCTCATAACTTAAGATGATGGACAAAActggaaaaaaaattaagatgtaAAATGCTCAAATTGTCAAATTTGGCTGCGTCAATGGTTGTAGAAGTATTCAAGGTACGTGCCTTCTATGTTTGCTTCCTTTCTCATTtagttcataatacaagattaacAGCTAGAATGAATCAGATGGCCCTCTCTACTTGCATTCATCTAATGTCATTCCTTTCGAGGTTAACTATTTTAATATGAGACAGACAGGATTTTGATAATATAGTCTGCCTATCATTTAGTTTAGTTTCTTCTACTTggaaatgataattttaactaTGACAAAGTCTGAGGGTTCTTCTCTTTAGAgtgcgcgcgcgcgcacacacacacacatataattcaaattttcatcatatttgGCACCTAAATTTTGGTTGACATTTGCAGTATTCTTCTGTCGAAGAAGCCACTGCAACCCGAAATGCTGTTTATAACCTCCAGTGGCCTCCCAATGGTGGAAATCTTCTGGTAGCAGAGTTTGTTGATCCCCAGGATGTTAAGGCTCATGTCGAGCCCCCACCTCAATCAGCAGTACCGATAAGCCCAAACCCAACCACAGCTAAGGTTACAAACTTTCAACAACCTCAGGCAGCTCAACCCCCTACTCGCCAGCATTCTTTCAGGCAGCCGCTACCACCCCTTCCTACACCAACATTATCTGACCTGCCTGCTGCAAGGGAGAGACTTCCCCCACCTCCTCCATTGAACCCAGAACCACCAGCTTTAACACTCGATGATCTATTCAAGAAGACTAGAGCTACCCCAAGGATCTATTACCTACCCTTGTCTGAAGAAGCAGTGGCATCTAAGTTTGCAGCACAAGGCAAAAACCATAAAGGACAAACAAGCCAATATTAGCCCCAAAGCTATTACTTTTATCGTTCGTTTTGAAGTCTTGTGGATTTTATCAACTAGTCAAATGGTATGTATTTGCATCCGACTCGGTGGTTTATACACCTGTTCTTCGTCAGCAGTCTGGTGGTGTTTCAGGTGGATCAATGCAATCGTCCACTGCCTTGTGAGAAACGTTTTACTAGCAAGAAGGTATCCTGTGGCTAGGGAACACATTACATGGATGATATGCTGATAAGAGAACTGTAGTGAAATAAAAATTAGGTTTCTTGCTGAGTAGTTTAGCATAATCAGATCATGAATATTTGCTTAAGCTTTATGTTCCTGAAAGATATTGCTGTAGAGCAGGGTCCAGTGAGGATGAGTTTTAAGTcattaaaaacagcatttctataGTATTTTTTTACCCACCGGATGTTTTGCCTGAATATAGTTTTTGTGTGATCATTGTTTTTCTTCTCTATGGTTTACTAGATTAGAATGATGACCATATGATGTATATGTTCTTATAGTACTAAACTAGAGCTGCCTGGACTACTTAAGCATCCTTTCAAATACCAGTCGTGAAGTCTGgaccagcaaatacttggcccaTAAAGCCCAAGTATGGCCCAAGTTTCCAAGTAGGAACTTACCCCGTGCACAAATGGTAAAAATGTGAACCTATTGCTTCATCAGAAGGTACAAAGGCACATAATCTGATGCAGAGAAAGAGCTAGTGAATCATATAATTAAAGCGTTAATGTAAAATCTAGAACATAACAGGAATACCAAATGTGCCTCGAGAGCGAGCAATTCCGGAAGAGGCAACAAACAAAGCAGGAAAGATCAAAACTTCACGAGGAAAGATCGGGACTACAGAACCTCTCGGATCTAACGGTACGACTTCTGGAACCTGGCGCGTGCGCCTCGACCACCGAACTTCTTGGGCTCACATCGGCGGGGGTCGGCGACCAGAAGGGTGCGATCATAGCGGACGAGGATGCCCTTGATTTCCTTCTTGGACTGCTCGTCCACGTACTTTTGGTGGAAGGCGACGAGGGCCTTGGCGATGCTCTGACGGATGGCATAAATCTGGGAGGTCTTGCCGCCGCCGCGGACGCGGATGCGGATGTCGACGTCCATGAACCGTTGCCGTCCGAGGAGGAGGATGGGCTCGAAGGCCTTAAGGCCGAGGATCTCCGGCTTCACCAGTTCGATCGGCACGCCGTTCACCTTGATCAGCCCACGACCCCGCTTGCAGTGCGCCACAGCCACCGCCGTCTTCTTCCTTCCGAAGCACTGCACCGAGTCCACCGCTGCCGTCGCCATCGCCAACGATCGAGCTCACCGAGTGATGAACGAGACGAAACCCTAAATTTTGATCGGCGCGTGGGAGAGTCGACGACTTATATAGCGGAAAGCACCAGGAACCAGGAAGCGGTTTAGTCACACGACAGTCCAGCCTGCTGCGGACCGGATCCGGACAGGGAGTCGGTTTACTTTAATTGCACCGGTCCTTGTGGTGCGAGCCAACCCTTGAATGGGCATCTTCATCTCCCATGGTGGATCGGGCCCAAACAGGACGGCTTGATCTGGCCGAGTTAAGAATTTGCGTTTTTTCCAGTCATTGAAACCAGACCGGACCGGACCAGCTGGCTTGACCGACAAAACCGAACTGGATCCGCCGGTCGAAgtataaaaatttcaaattactCTTAAAGCCCTTTGTAGAAGCTTTGTTTTTTCAAAAAAGTCATCAATCATATTTACATGGTAGCTCAATTAATTTTTGTTTGAAAAGTCTTCGATTCGATTATGTGTTGTATTATAAACTTacctttatatatatttatataatttttaattttaaatataatattattaagttttttttattattcaagttGAAGAATGATTTGAAGTCAATTAAGATCGATCTTCCTTATTTGTATCAAAGCGGTCTTAGCCAACACCATCGTCCTCCAAGTCTAATTAATCTGAACACCTACAAAACTATGTGTCTTCGTGCTTTCAAGAAGTATTGATTTTAGTATAATAGATTTTTGaatattattatcttcataataaatattaatagtGTGCTTTTGAACTTAATAATGTTCGATCATCATGTGAAGTGATATTGAGGTGGTGTTGGTCACATAACACTAAGGTTTCAATCACATGAGGTACGATCATATCATTATTATCCTATCAaatatatctatatttttttattttttatatttgttcGATTATCTGACTCACTGATTTCAGTTGATTGATTCACCGATTCAACCAACCTGTGCCGGCGGACTCGGCATCTGCGACGACCGCGTGACAAACTCTCTCCCGTCTCCTTCCCAAGCCCAAGCCACCTTTCCCTTCCCAAATCCCGATCGAAGCCCTAAGAATCAAACCCGATTCGTTTCACGAAACCATAATTGAAGTTGTATTGCGACCCTTGCAACCGATCTTTCgagttggaggaggaggaggaggaggaggggcagGAATCGATGGCAAGGAAGCctagcagcagcagctgctgcaccATCTGCGAGGGTTCCAATCTGTCTTCCATCTGCGCGTCGTGCGTTAATTACAGGTTATCCTTTCTTTCTGGTTCTTGTTTGATCATCCATGTTCTTTATATAGCCACAATAATAATGAACGTCGAGAATCTGTTCTTgacgttttctttcctttttttccttttgcagATTGAATGAGTACAGCGTCTTGTTACGATCGCTGACGAATATCCGGGAATCCCTTTATTCCAGGCTGAACGATGAACTGGCGGAGAAGGTTGTCTTGCGTGCTCCTTAACGACGGTTCTTGAATTCACGTTTTTTGGAATCTTTCCCTATCAGATCTATGTTTCCACAATTAGTGCCTTAGATCACATGGTTAATCAGCTACATGTTGAACTTTTGCATTAGGCAAGCATCAGCGGCGAGTAATTTGCAGGGAACCAGGGCATCAGACATCCGTCATAGGAAGTTATTTTATGGATGACCCCAAGCTTGAAAATTCATTTTAGCACGGAACATGGGAAAGAACTTCTCTGGATTGTTTATTCTTTTTTTACCTATTCAAATTGCAGCTAATTGTCCACTTCCTTTCTGTAATCTTCAAGAAACATTATCTTAGGTGTTTTGTCTCAAAGGTTTTTTTAACATAGCAAATTTTTTTATCACGTCATTTTCAGGTTCATTGTCCTTGCGGAACATTATAATCATAATAGCGTTTGATGTTTCTTATTTCcacatatttaaaataaaaaatagcatAGAAGATTCTAACAATCTGAAGTCAGCTGTGTGGATCTTTTCTTAAGATAAGTCGAAGGCAAACCTAAAATGCCAATACTTCAGGAAACCTAGACTTTATTTTGGTCATTAATATTTCTCAAAATTAATATAATCTAGGAATTCTTAAGAGTATATCTTGGACATCAATTTTGCCTAGTAGATTATTTGTTAATGTATTGAAACTCAGTTTTCATGTTCTTTCTTCTAATTGTTCATAATAACTTGTAGATTTATTACTTCGTGGATTGATTCGGACTTGCATTTCTCATTTTATCTTTGCTTACAGATATAAATTTAAACTTTCCAGCCCTACCATTGCTATCCACATGTTTAACATCTGGATGTGCATTGTTTAGGCTACTATTAAAAGtgcttatatatttttaatgagtAGATCTCCTTTCCATGAGAGAATTTGGCCTGGTTGGAAGGTGGCCTAGAGCCTTTTTAAATGTCATCTTACCATTAGGCACTGGCTCAATTCATTTGGAATCTTGGGCTATGAGTGTGCATATATTCTTTCAAGAAAAATGCGGAGCTGATCATTCTGTTGCTAGGAGTTTTTCACATGGTTGAGGCTTGGGATTTACATGGACTATAATGTGTGCACTGTTTGTTGGTTTAAGTTTGGGCTTGCCCCTAAATAAATTTGCTGTACTCTAGTCATTCTTATATTTCTTTCGCTTGTCTTTTCTTTATAAACAGTTTTGTCATAGtcattttgttatttatcctttataTTGATGTTTGTGTGCAGAGGAAAGCAACTCACCAAAGTAATTGGAGAGTGACACACAATGAGAAAATCAGGAAGTTGAAGGAACATCTAACCTGCTCGAAGAGGCAACTTGTAGAAGGTTCGTCTCTTTGTAGGTAATGCTTGTGTCAGCATCAATGAGTGTATAAGGATGTTTCATTTTCTTTGTTTCTTAAACTTGTTGATGTTTTTGTTGTTCTGTTATAGTGAATGCTAAGGTTGTGGAAGCATCAAACAATTTGAAGTTGAGATTTGACTCACTGGATTCAGCTTTTGCAACAGTATTTCACACTTGACCTTTATTATTATGAATTTATGATTACCTTCTTGTTCTGAATCTTTATTAGCTGAATTAATATACTTCATGTTATCTCCTGTGACTGTTGTCTCTCTTTCAGATCAAGAACCATATGGGTTCGTTGGATAAATTGAATAGTGATCTTATTTACAGCCAGTGCTTAGCCTATGTAAGATTTTCACTCcagtaatttttcttttctttatgaaGCTTTAGAATCCATGAATATATTTTTCATGTTTCAGTTGTAGCTTCATTCGCTCAAGTTTACAGATGTTATTCTTTAAAGTAGGTTCTAGACAATATTAGCTTAAAATCGTGAGACAATTATTACTTCTATTGGCTTATGTTCTTGGGTGTTAGTGTTTAGAATGTCGCAATAAATTTCTTTTGAACATATCGGATATTTTTAAAATCTTGATATTTGTTTATTATGTTAGAATATGTAGTTTCACATCATAATTAGTGGTAACAAGTCATTATCTTGCAttgctaatttatttattttaagaaatataatttttagtGCATAATGTTTTAGGAAtatatagaagataaagattacaATAGGATTTTAAATTGAATCTAACAATTTTATGTTTAATCATAGAAAGATTGACATTTGAAAAGTTATTCCAATACTTCCATGAAATATCACCTAGGCAAGGATCACCTTTTCGGGTACCGAACCCATTTTGGAGTGTACCATGTGTGCGTACATTGGTATGTACTGATGTTTCGGAGAAGTAAAAGAAGAGGAAgggatggtggaggaagaggaggaaggaggaaggactaAGGAGAGAAAGAATTGtcgagggaggaagaggaaggaggaggaaggacTAAGGAGAGAAAGAATTGtcgagggaggaagaggaaggaggaagaagcaCAGGAGGAAGAGGCATCAAAGGAAGAGGAAGGACGAAGAGAAGGGAagtggaaggaggaagaggagaagaggcatACCCATAGGCAGCTGTGCGTGATGGAGGTGTGCAGCGAGGTTGTGGTGGAGTCATAGCAGCTGTGCATGGTGAATGTTGCGTTGGAGATGTTGCTGCCGAGGTGTGCAGTTGTGCGCGACAAAGGTGCTGCGTGGCGGCAGTGTGTGGTGTGTGG comes from Musa acuminata AAA Group cultivar baxijiao chromosome BXJ3-3, Cavendish_Baxijiao_AAA, whole genome shotgun sequence and encodes:
- the LOC135633580 gene encoding small ribosomal subunit protein uS9-like, giving the protein MATAAVDSVQCFGRKKTAVAVAHCKRGRGLIKVNGVPIELVKPEILGLKAFEPILLLGRQRFMDVDIRIRVRGGGKTSQIYAIRQSIAKALVAFHQKYVDEQSKKEIKGILVRYDRTLLVADPRRCEPKKFGGRGARARFQKSYR